CAGTCCGGATGCGGACGACTTCGTCGATCGGCACAACGAAGATCTTTCCATCACCGATGCGGCCCGTCTTGGCCGACTTCGAGATCGCTTCGACCACCTGGGCCACCATCTCGTCCTTGACGATGATCTCGAGCTTGACCTTGGGCAGGAAATCGACGACGTACTCGGCGCCCCGATAGAGTTCGGTGTGCCCTTTCTGGCGTCCAAATCCCTTCAC
The sequence above is drawn from the Candidatus Binatia bacterium genome and encodes:
- a CDS encoding P-II family nitrogen regulator: MKKIEAIIKPFKLDEVKEALSSIGVQGITVSEVKGFGRQKGHTELYRGAEYVVDFLPKVKLEIIVKDEMVAQVVEAISKSAKTGRIGDGKIFVVPIDEVVRIRTGERGADAI